From a region of the Notolabrus celidotus isolate fNotCel1 chromosome 14, fNotCel1.pri, whole genome shotgun sequence genome:
- the mre11a gene encoding double-strand break repair protein MRE11, whose amino-acid sequence MSSESNLDDEDTFKILIATDIHLGYLEKDAIRGGDSYNTLDEILKCAKTNQVDFILLGGDLFHENKPTRRCLHNCITMLRRYCMGDTPIHFNVVSDQTVNFNTTQFPWVNYQDENLNISIPVFSIHGNHDDPTGAEGLCALDLLSASGLVNHFGHSHSVERIEMSPVLMQKGSTKLALYGLGSIPDERLYRMFVNNQVTMLRPKEDQDDWFNLFAIHQNRSKHGPTNYIPEQFLDEFLDLVVWGHEHECLITPTRNEQQLFYVTQPGSSVATSLSPGEATKKHIGLLRVKGRKMNLQKIPLKTVRQFFIQDVVLADYQDLFTPETPQVTKKVENLCYAKVTEMLEEAERERLGCPLTPEKPLIRLRVDYSGGFEAFNTARFSQKFVERVANPKDLIHFLRRREQKEDIKDEVNVDYSKILKTTAVEGLRVEDLVKQYFEAAEQKVQLSLLTEQGMGKAIQEFVDKDEKDAIEELITYQLEKTQRHLQARGVTTEQDIDTEIRKFRDSKKNTTEEENEIKEAINRAKAHRLERGDDPLDQATLDDLADVNMDSDEDSFSPPAPTRGRGRGSRGRGSRGRGRGAAASEPKPASRGRSTKSSAPTQSRSIMQAFQATSQRSSRAKVSTSYKEEDLTIEDSDEDIPVTKTTRPPARPASSSSSSFTKYGSQSQSQSSRGVAFDDSDDDDDNPFKGPSRGSRR is encoded by the exons atgtccTCAGAGAGCAACTT ggATGATGAGGATACCTTCAAGATCTTGATTGCTACAGATATTCACCTCGGCTACCTTGAGAAGGATGCCATCCGTGGAGGTGACTCTTATAACACACTCGATGAGATCCTGAAATGTGCCAAGACAAACCAG GTAGATTTCATCCTGCTGGGTGGTGATTTGTTTCATGAAAACAAGCCGACACGCCGATGCCTTCACAACTGCATCACGATGCTGAGACGATACTGCATGGGGGACACACCCATCCACTTTAACGTTGTCAGTGACCAGACTGTCAACTTCAACACCACCCA GTTCCCCTGGGTGAACTATCAGGATGAAAACTTGAACATCTCGATTCCTGTGTTCAGTATTCATGGTAATCATGACGACCCAACTGGG GCTGAAGGTTTGTGTGCGTTGGATCTGCTCAGTGCCTCTGGTCTTGTCAATCACTTTGGTCACTCACACTCAGTGGAGAGGATTGAAATGAGTCCTGTCCTCATGCAGAAAGGCAGCACAAAGCTGGCCTTATATGGTCTTG gCTCTATCCCAGATGAGCGCTTGTACAGGATGTTTGTCAACAACCAGGTGACTATGCTTCGGCCCAAAGAAGATCAAGATGATTGGTTTAACCTCTTCGCCATCCACCAGAACAG GAGTAAACATGGACCCACTAACTACATTCCTGAGCAGTTCCTGGATGAGTTTCTCGACTTGGTGGTGTGGGGTCACGAGCACGAATGTTTGATAACACCAACTAGAAACGAACAGCAGCTCTTCTATGTGACACAGCCCGGCAGCTCTGTAGCCACCTCTCTGTCCCCTGGAGAGGCAACTAAGAA GCACATAGGGCTCCTGAGGGTGAAAGGTCGTAAGATGAACCTCCAGAAGATCCCGTTAAAGACGGTGCGTCAGTTCTTCATCCAGGATGTGGTTCTGGCTGATTATCAGGACCTCTTCACGCCTGAAACACCCCAGGTCACAAAGAAAGTGGAGAACCTTTGCTATGCAAAG GTCACAGAGATGTTAGAAGAAGCTGAAAGAGAAAGACTTGGGTGTCCACTCACTCCAGAGAAACCTCTGATTCGCCTGAGG GTGGACTACAGTGGGGGCTTTGAGGCGTTTAATACTGCACGCTTCAGTCAGAAGTTTGTGGAACGTGTAGCCAACCCAAAAGACCTCATTCATTTTCTCAGACGGCGCGAGCAAAAGGAGGACATTAAAG ATGAGGTCAATGTTGACTACAGCAAAATATTGAAAACCACAGCAGTAGAGGGGCTGAGAGTGGAGGATCTGGTTAAACAGTACTTTGAGGCAGCTGAACAG AAGGTGCAGCTGTCCCTTCTGACCGAGCAGGGCATGGGCAAGGCCATTCAGGAGTTTGTCGACAAAGACGAGAAAGATGCCATCGAAGAGCTGATCACGTATCAGTTAGAGAAGACACAGCGCCACCTCCAAGCCAGAGGAGTTACCACAGAGCAGGATATAGACACCGAG ATCAGAAAATTCAGAGACTCCAAAAAGAACACGACTGAGGaagaaaatgaaatcaaagaa gCCATCAACAGAGCCAAAGCTCACCGTTTGGAGCGTGGCGATGATCCTCTAGATCAGGCAACATTAGATGACCTTGCTGATGTTAATATGGACTCTGATGAAGACTCATTCTCGCCCCCTGCTCCTACAcgaggcagagggagagggagcagagggCGGGGGAGTCGGGGAAGGGGCAGAG GTGCAGCAGCTTCTGAACCAAAGCCAGCCAGTCGAGGTCGCTCCACAAAATCCTCAGCACCAACACAAAGTAGAAGCATTATGCAAG CGTTTCAAGCTACATCCCAGAGATCATCTCGGGCCAAAGTTTCCACATCTTACAAAGAAGAGGAT CTGACCATTGAAGACTCGGATGAAGATATACCTGTGACGAAGACTACCAGACCCCCTGCGAG aCCAGCATCCTCATCATCGTCATCCTTCACTAAGTACGGCTCTCAGAGCCAGAGCCAGTCATCAAGAGGAGTTGCATTtgatgacagtgatgatgatgat GACAATCCATTCAAAGGCCCAAGCCGTGGTTCCCGAAGATAA